The DNA region TTATAACAACCATGGTGTCTAACCAATTACTGCATGGAGAAAAGATACTCCACTACTGCCCCTCTATGATCTACTTTAATTCCATGAAGCCCACAAAATTACCCTTCAGCTTCCAAAAACCATTTTCCATTTTGCATATTGAACTCACTCCCGCACAATCTTACAATTCATCACTAACCAACTAGCTGCTACAAAGGATTATTAGAACAAAGTCCAAAAAGTTCAGGACTAGTTCCTAACAGACTCCCCTTTACAGAGCTACCTCCTAATTAAAAACCACAAAAGCATTCTGACAGTGAACTCTAGAAACTAATCAGTTGGAGCTTCTAGGTtcaaaatgttaaaaataaattacagagaaaaacaaaaggaaacaacAACATTCTTGAGCTACTAATGATTCCTGTACCTAATTAAGATATCTAGAGATTGTCCTTTCTTACGGTAACAGATAGCAGGCATGATAGAATAATTGAAGATCGGTAAAAAGTCTTGTGGCGATAGCGTTAAACCAGAAAAATTACTTTTATAGGTCATGAAACAAAGGGCAAACTCCAACTTAAACTATTTTGCCATAAGGTATTTTAACAGCCTAAACTAGAAATTAACAGAGGGAAGCATCTCAATTCTTGCACTAATGACATCAGCAGCAGAGGCACACTCTTCATTGAATTGGCTCTGTTTGTTTAGTAGCATCGattcgaaaataaaaaaaaattactaaaagAAGAACTTAAAATTCCACTAAAGGAATTACTTTAGCCAGAAATTAGAGCATGACATACTCAATAGCTCCACCATGGACCCCAATGGAGAGAAGTTCCTCCGGCACTTGGCCTTCGAGTTCATTACCATTCAAATACCTGAGCAAAACAGTGAAACTGTTAGAAGTAACCAGaagtctttcggaaacagcctctctactctttcagggtaggggtaaggtctgcgtacacactaccctccccagaccccattaatgggattttactgggttgttgttgttgttgttgttcaatcCCAATGATTTACAACCCAAATACTTATCTTGCTTTGTAAAACAATCATGCAATAAGCAACTGGTAcctcacaaaaaataaaataccCAACAACAAATACATGAAAAGATTAAGGAGAACAAGAATGAAGCTTACACAAATTGCAAGGTGGACGAAGCTAGACTATCAGGTATGGATCCGGTAAGTTTGTTATTTGACAAATCCCTGCACAAAAGATCTCCAAATGACGAATTGCAAGCTTCAAGTACCAAGAATGTAACCGCAAACCAGTTTGACAAAAGGGGCTAGCACTTTTCTCTTTTACAAAAGGGGTTAGCTCTTCAAAAGAGAGAAAGAGGACTAATACACTAGGCCTTACGGCTATTTCTGAACAAGAGTAGTTATGATAGACGAGAGTTTTAGGGAAATTGGAGCCCAAAAAAAACACTTCAATAAGACATAGCTGGGAGGGGTCCAAAGATCAAGCTTTAAAAAGTGACATTGTTAGTTCAAATAAAGTTGATAACCAAAACTTCAATCTAAGGACCAGGGATAAAAGGACCTTATCTCAACAAAAAAAGGTCCAGAGAATAAAAGGAATTTACAAGAGGCAAGTTGTTAAACTAGTAGCAAGTGAGTGAATCAGAAAAATCTGGCAGGATCCGTGTAATTCAGGACTCCAATAACATTCAACAATTTATGTAAGTCGGACTTGATAAAACCCATAGTTCTAAGATGCAAAACACCAGACCATTTCAAGCAAACAAAATCACGATCAAGAACACAGTGCTAATATATGGTCTTACAGTTTCACGAGAGACTTCTGACCCAATCCCCACGGTAGAGAACTTCCCAAAGAATTAGAACTTAGATTCCTGTTGCAAAAAGTAAGATTAGTAGAATGAATATTTGCAAAGGCAAAATAAAAACACAGGTAACAAACAGTAAAAGTGCAGAAAAGAAGATAGTGCAGCTGAAATGATCCAATAGAAAGTATTTATTCATCGGGCACCATAATGAGCATACGCAGATACTAGTATGTTTTCAGTGTATCCGAACACCTCTTAATCATTTTATAAGGACCACCTAGTGAGCAAGTCTAGATACTACATAGGAGGATTAACATGTGAAATTCCGGTATTTAAGAGATAAACTGTTAAGAGGTGCGAAATTGACAGTTGATACTTACAAGCTTACCAAATTAGACAAGAGCCCAATTTGGTCGCTGATATATCCCTTTAAGCCTTGGCTTCCAAGATCTCTGAAAGAAAAGAACTAAAAGAATCAAGAAGGATATACATGTGGTGCTTTACTTATCACATTGAATTAAACAATAGAAAGTCAAGGGGATATTCGTTGCAGGGAAaacttcttttctttccttctttgacACACAACTTGAAATTAATGATTACATCATTTGCCAAGTAAGAGCTGTGGAAATTTCACACTTTAACAGTCCAACCACAGTGGTTTCCAAGGGCTCGTGTACTAGTAGATCTGAAATCTGAATTAATTCCATGACGCTTCTTTCCTTCATTAAGATGAATTGACATCCAAACCCAAATGCCTTGCCTCGGCATTTCAATAAAATTTTGTGGAATTGGGTTCTTAAGCTTGAAACAATGTTTCGAAATGTCTTTTTGAGTTAAGACCGCAGAGCACTACGGTACCTAGCCATAGCCAAAAGACCTGCAAGGCATACATCTTCTGCCCCAGGTACTTGCGCAGCAAGTTCTACATTTTTCATTCAACTCAATATCCCATGCTATGCTTCATTGTTCAGAacagatacaacaacaataataaacccGGTGGaatccacaagtggggtctagggagggtaatgtgtacgcagaccttacctctaccttatgaaggtagagaggttgtttcggATAGCCCCTCGGCTCAAGAATTTGTTAAGAACAGATACATACATAGGTAATTCACTTTGGCAAGATAGCTGCTCCAAAAACTCCGTCCACTTCTAGTTGTGCACTGCGACTCTGTATTGCAACTAAAAGAAAGACATGGCTTTGTTCTCGATCTTCTACATCAGTTTTCTAGCCAACCCTAATGTTATCAACACACACATTATACATTGTTCTTATCTCACTTGTGCCGTGCTATCACCACATGTTAGTATGTGCCCCTTATCAGATAATGAAAGGTAGCAAGCTAGCAGTAAAGTTATGACCTCCATTAAGATATCCAAGCAGGCTAGACACTAACTGCTAGCTCAAATACTCTCCCATCGTCATTGAACATGTATCCACGTACAACAGAGAGAGAAGAATAACTTACATTTGGGAGATCACAAGCGATCCATTCTTAGTTGGATGACATGTAACACCTTCCCAAGCATCCCAAGTAGTAGGAGCACAAGGGTCACCATTCCATCCCATCCTATCCGGAACTCTAAGCGACTCCTTCAATGCTTTCATAGCAACAACTGCAAACACAGGCAAAAGAACAAGTTCAAATTTTGCCGAAAGGAACTTCCACAACTAACATAATTACCAAAAATACACACAACTGCGACGAGTTCTTGAAATAAACTAAATTTCATTAAGTTCTATACAGTGAACGTGTAAAAATATTTAGACCATCAACTCGCTGAAAAGGCAACTGCATGTAATTCTCTATACAAACATTAATTGGTAACCCTAAGAAAATGGAAAGGAATCTTCTATAATAGGAGAAATTACACTCTTTACATCGTGAGTGCATATAACTAAACTCAAATCAGTATACCTTGTTGAGGAAGAGTCTTGAGATCAGGTGGAATAATAGCATAATTCTCAAGGCCACAAATCACAGGCGCACCCACAACAGGCACAAGCCTCACATTCAACTCAGCACTACTCAAATTCTTAACAACATAACTCCAATCATAAGCAGCAAAGCTCCCAACTTTCTCATAAATATCCACTCTACTCACATTCTCACCATTCACCACCACCTCAAACACCCTTTTCCCAGCTCTATTCACACTTACATCAATCTCGGCAAAATGAAACCACAACAAGTAATCCAATTTCGCGTCCACGGGTAAATTATACTCCAAATATTCACCTCCTTCACCAATTACAGTAACTGCAGTTTGATACAACTTCAAAGGAAAATAATTTGGTGCTTTATCCACATTAACAACATTTTTCATTGCAGAAATAGCCTTAATATGTGCTCCAGTGGATACCCCCGCAACCGTAGACCTAAAATCGGAGTCCGATTGCCATGACCGGCCGAACCGATCCGTATCGTTACTAAAACCGGGTCCCCATTGATCCGACCCGCTGGAAAATCTACCATAATTGACCAAAATTGAACTATCATTGACTAAATAAGAAGCCGGATCAATTTGCGTGATTTCAAGCGACGCAATCACGGGGGAATCAGTGGCAATACTGTAAAAACAAACATCCGCCACGTCATCATCATCAATAGTAAAAAACAGATCGGAgtacgcgccggcgcgtgagATGGATTCGTGCCAAGGGGAACGCCATTGAAAGACGACATTGCCCTCGACGGAGACGTCGAATGACGGGGAGTGTGATTTCCCATCGTAGTTATCGTAGACGGTGAACAAACGGAGCTGGTAACGGCCGGCGGAGGGCAAATTGGGAATTGCGTAGCAGTTCTTTTTACCGGAGGAAACGGGGAAGTAACGGAGGGTTTTTTCTTGTGAGTGTTGAAAGTGGAGAGGCTCGGATACGACGGAGGTTGACCCGCCGGTAAAGTAACGGTCGGAAAGCCATGACGTATTGAAGACGTCAGTTGAATTTGAAAGACTTCCGCAATCTATATGTAATGAATAatctgcaacaacaacaacaaaaaaaaaaaaagagggaaaaagaaaGTTAGTTAAGTTAGTTGGTTAAAATTAGAACAGTTGGGAAAAATGATGAGAAAATGAAGTTGAAGTTAGTTTTAAGTTGAGCTTACTGAAAGGGTAGTgaagagaagaggaagaagggaGAAAAGGTAAAagggagatgaagaagaagagagacaTATTGATGTAAAGAGGGAAGAGAGAGATAATGTGAATTTAGTTGTTTGGACATAAGGGAGGGAAAAAGGGGTGTGATTATTGCATgtgggggggtgggggggttAGGAATTGCGAGATTGGCGGGGTGGTGTAAGACAAAGTATGAAAATGAATGAATTGAAGAAGACTAATTTTAGTAATGAATGAAAGCTAAGCCAAGATTGATGCTTCGATTTCTTGACTTTTGGGTGGGGGGTGGGAAGGGGCAGTGAGGGAAGGTAGCCCGTTCGGTGTACAAAATATACCGTGTTCGGACAGGGTTCGAGAAAGGTACACATAAAGCTAACACTTTTCTAAAATGAACAcaagactatatatatatatatatatatatatatatatatatatatatgtgtatgtgtgtgtgtgtaaacgCCTGTATTTGTATATATAGAGAGAATATATTTGATGGACTACTATAAATTTATATCGCGTATAACTTATTATACTGTGTCAGACAACAGTAAAAGTGTTGGTTTTAGAAAACAGAATATCTAGTATTTTTTTCATCGGAAATACTTATTGGATTGTTGCAAGCAAAATACAACCTGTGTTATCGAATAGTTATATTGGAAACAATAAGAATAACATCTCTTAATACTTAAAGTTTTACTATATTTGAAGCGAGTACtcaagaaaatagagaaatgTTACCTAAGGGGAAATTGTTCCCTTGTAAATGAGGAGGTTCTTTTTATAAGGAATTTCTCTATTTAAATGACTCGAAATGGAAATATTTGATTAAAGATGAAGGGATTTTTATCCCTCTACAGTTTTGATAGTGTCTATTTAGTACTTGAGTTGGATAGTAATGAGCATATTTACATTGACTGATTTAAACATCTATATCATGTGCATAATAAgctgaaaataataatattatgcATGTAAAAGAGTTTCATAATGGAATCATCAAGTACTAATTAATATATGTTTTACGTGGATCCAAGGTAAAGAATTTAGGGTACGTAGTTGAAATTAGTAATTGCAAAACATTTGTTATGaataaactaactttttattttatgtgaattccacaTTATATTTAGAGCTTGAATAGTACTTCCTTTGGTCcataataagtaattttttggtctttttttgtggtctaaaataagtgatttttttagatttcaagaatgaattaattatcttttttttacattgcccttggagtaaataatgtttgagtatgtgttaggagtatttatgtgaagagatagtaaatgttaatatggtcaatttcattgctaattaatgttaaaatatGAATTTCTTAATCTGTATGAAAACATCCAAAAACTCGCTTATTGTGGACCGGATGGAGTATATAATAATGGCTCTGAGTAGTATACATCTGCGGCTGTAGGTAATAGAAATTTAATTAGAGTAGTTGGATTAGTAATTACAACATTTATTATGATAAATGTATGTTTTCTACATAGTGGAGTAATTGGGAAGATAGTGTAATGTTTTAATGGTTATAGAACTTTGTAAGTAGTAGGAGTAATTGAATTTATGAGAAGTTGATGAATAATTAATGACTCACGTGAAAGAAACTAGAAGTAAAGGAGGAAGTTGGATCATTATTATGAAAGCAGGAGTTATGAGAAGAGTACATTGGCATCGTTTGCCAAATCTGCACAAGGTAACAAGTAATTGGTCCCAAAGTGAGAattattgcttttatttcatagatTTAGATTGGATGATAGTGATATTTACTAATTGTACTGCCATTTTTTCGAAATATTAGTTGTTATCTATATAAAATCAATTTTATCCCCTATTTAAATAAGGTGATATGAATTCGGCATATCATAAAAAGACATACAATTTGAATATTTTATCTCTTCAACAAGATAAGATGGTATGCGACTTTACTATGATAAAAAAACTCGAAATATAACATTTTGGGAATATATTTACTAATACTAGCTTCGTTCGATTATATCAACGATATATAAGATGAACCAATAAGCGCTTAATCAAATAAAATTGTTTAccttgatgaatttcaagactcAAGACGTGTAAAAATGACACAACGTAATCGCTTTTACTACCTTTATTTAAAACATATTCagcttttaaaaatttaaagtttaatcACCAAAATACGAACCTTTGGATCTGAAATTAGGTTCTTCCAAAGCTTAAATTCTAACCgtctgtcacgatccgaaattctcTCCTTCGGACtgtaatggcgcctaacatttcacttgttaggcaagctaacgttagaataatattaaccattttttaaataatttttaaattattaataatcaaagaaacgaatgtggaagcaaagtttgaaatatactgaaataatccataaatgcaacagtgtctaaatactatcccagaatttgtgtcacaagtgcacgagctcctagaataaatacaaataaaggtctaaataaaataaagttgtctagaAATAAACACACATCTAAAGTAaaaatagatggggacttcagaactgcggacgccatgcagttatacctcaagtctcctctggtagctgaaatccgagcaagtctacggtatgccgttgggaccaactccaaaatctgcacaagaagtgcgtAGTGtggtatcagtacaactgaccccatgtactgataagtgcttagcctaacatcgacgaagtagtgacgaggctaaggcgggtcacttacattaacttgtacgcaatattagtaacaacaacaataatagaaataattcaggtaactcatttataataattgaagccaactcagcagtcataaccaattatcatttccatcaattctgttgcagcgtgcaacccgctctcaccaTATATTcgcattcaattctgttgcagcgtgcaacctgctctcacaatatattcacattcatttttgttgcagcgtgcaacccgctctcacaatatattcattttaattgtgtatgtcgacttttaaataagtctgttgcggcgtgcaacccgatcctccaatatggacttttattaagtctgttgcggcgtacccgatcctccaatatggacttttaataagtctgttgcggcgtgcaactcgatcctccaatatggacttttaacaagtctgttgcggcgtgcaacccgctcctccaacatattcatttaccaattcttatagaagaaattttctcaataaatgtaacaattaatataaaattataagacaacaagcatacaataattatgatttaatcatgaaacaaacaatgacaaatagcaaattattatgggaatcagggagaaaataggtaatttaatatttaatatgttaaatgtcaaataacaattaaaacgcATAATtaaaatagcatgtaacaattaatgcatgaattcaagaattaatatttgacaaagaatatgagagaaataattattataataattaatttatgatttacaataatttatgatttttcaagtaagcaggcaaacaattaatatgacgacgtatagacacttgtcacctcgcatatacgtcgttcacatgcaattcacataacaaataatttacgagttctattctctcaagtcaaggttaaccacgacacttacctcgctttgcaaatttcaatcaattactcgaccacaactttttcttttaaatttgtctccaaaagttttaaatttattcacaaataattcaatatactcaatacgaatcataggaattaattccatatgaatttataattttccggataaaatccaaaatttattaaatatt from Nicotiana tabacum cultivar K326 chromosome 24, ASM71507v2, whole genome shotgun sequence includes:
- the LOC107831680 gene encoding receptor-like protein 4, with the protein product MSLFFFISLLPFLPSSSSLHYPFNYSLHIDCGSLSNSTDVFNTSWLSDRYFTGGSTSVVSEPLHFQHSQEKTLRYFPVSSGKKNCYAIPNLPSAGRYQLRLFTVYDNYDGKSHSPSFDVSVEGNVVFQWRSPWHESISRAGAYSDLFFTIDDDDVADVCFYSIATDSPVIASLEITQIDPASYLVNDSSILVNYGRFSSGSDQWGPGFSNDTDRFGRSWQSDSDFRSTVAGVSTGAHIKAISAMKNVVNVDKAPNYFPLKLYQTAVTVIGEGGEYLEYNLPVDAKLDYLLWFHFAEIDVSVNRAGKRVFEVVVNGENVSRVDIYEKVGSFAAYDWSYVVKNLSSAELNVRLVPVVGAPVICGLENYAIIPPDLKTLPQQVVAMKALKESLRVPDRMGWNGDPCAPTTWDAWEGVTCHPTKNGSLVISQIDLGSQGLKGYISDQIGLLSNLVSLNLSSNSLGSSLPWGLGQKSLVKLDLSNNKLTGSIPDSLASSTLQFVYLNGNELEGQVPEELLSIGVHGGAIDLSGNKGLCGGPTLPDCPLFWNKDGLSTAGKAAIGVSCLVFVCVVVLVAYICYKRRQNDYDFGLPHELMSLAAKRNRYQRQKSLMTLEMESQHAKGFIPTYNAT